The DNA window ATTTGTATTGATTTGCACATGCCAATCCTACAAATGAGACTCAGGGCTCAAACTTGAAAATGCTGATTAAGAGACAAATAGTCTCATTCGCGGCCCCATATACTGAATAGTAATAGTTATATGAATGTTAACCTATTCAGACAAATTGACAGTAAGACGAAATGATGTGTGTAATCACCCTCTACTTACATTTTGTTTGCAACTTGTAAAATCctacttatatttttttatttataaaaaatagagtaaattgaaattttttattttttgcctCATATAATTGATACCAATTGAATgagttcaatttatttatttttgtacaaTTTAGTTGAACATAACCAAAGTTTTGTGGACCTAAAGTTATAAGTTTTGGGTTCATCAATTTGtgagatgaaaaaaaattcatatatgattaatttcaaatatgTGATAGATCTTAATTTTCTCGAAAGCACTTATTGTCCTCATCTCCAAAGTTCAGTGAGCATCATGTCTAATTTCTctactatttttttctcttccatTTAGGTCAATTATATGAGTTCACTTGGTACTAGCTTCTTTATtggataattttattttaataggagtttttcaaaaaaataacttCCTAACTACATCAATGCTTGAGATGATTTTAGGCGCAACCTATTTCatttaatcatttaatttgacatgcgtatattaattatcatttttatcatactatCAAACGCCCCCACATAAGCTAAAAGATAAAGACGAAAataataggagcaaaaagaagaGTTGATTtgattgagaaaaaagaaaacgtTGCATTGAAGACAACAAAAAATCATTCTTTCCATTCATTGGCAAATATAATTTCCACTTGCATGATTATTAATTTACACAACTTTTTTGAATACATGCAACGCATATGcatgcctttttttttaatcaacaaCTATATAATGTaggaaataaagagaaaaaaaaactccacttgtaaaataatataaagttgGTCTAATCAAATAAACCTCAATAATGCAATGTAGATTGAAGTACATTtccaaattagaaaaaaatgttcatcacattgagaattttttttctatttgtttcttcttttacagcaaattaaagttgaaaataaatatagtcTACTAGCTGCTAAATTGTCATTTTTATATGGGAAGACTCTATACATTATTGTTTCCACTaacatcttttcattttcttatctTTGAgccaatttgattaattttcttttgaagtATGAGCACAATATTTTTcacgttcatttttatttgttcacaatgagctttaaataattttaaaatattattaaatgaaGTGTATATTTTATCatgatattcatattaattaattgataaattatcattaatgaatttgaaaatgatttgaaataagtAGTCAATGTtaagagaaacaaaaaaaaaatctcctttaaaattgaaaatttatttttaatatagtagaTCAGTAAACGTAATCGTGACTCACGTCCGATCATTTAGTTCTCATAAAAATTACCAATGTCTAGTCACATGTTTatgatttgattattttcaagGTGGTTGATTGGAAAATGAGAAGGGAAAtgataattaaaacaaaaaatactcttgccgtttatttttatttgtccattatATTAGAAATAAATCTTAACTTTTACTTGTTCACATTAATATatcaagagaaaaatatattttttgcccttaataaataaaagtatgtaATAAAACATAGACTTTATTTATTGGGTACAAAGTTGACAAGTAAAAACGAACAAAGGGAATACCAAGTAGTCACTTTAAAAGGCCACTACTTACGAAATGCAAATTTTGGACCAAGTTGAAGTTAGTATTGGGCCTTCGTCCTAAAGCTTTACTTGTCAAGTCCAATAATTTACTGTAGATTTTGCAATCTTTTATAAGTAACAGTCACTTATGACAAATTTAGTGTAATCTTACAAACAAGGTCTGAGGAGTGTATTGTATATGCAAATTTTAGCAACCTTGTGATAGTAAGGAAATTTGTTATGAATCAACCCTAGCCCGACATGAATTTACGTCACAGAATTAGGTTATTGGCCAAGAAAAAGTAATAAGACCAAAAGACCTTCGCAAAGGTTGATTTGGGATCCAAGCCCAAGTAGCAACGAGTTtaaaaggaagagaagttaGAAAGAGAGGTTATACTTATTGTTTTGTGAAAGTCTGGTTCTCCTCATCTCCCTTCTTCCGTCTATCAATCCGTAGTCTTACTTTAGATATTTTTCTATATGTTTGTTTGGGGCTTTGACCATTTTTGTTGTTACGCTTACTTTGGAgaattgttattgaattttaagTCTTATTAATGTAGTTGAGAAGTTTGTTACTATTACTTTAGATTTGAGTTTATTACAAAATTGTTTTCGATAAATCCTTGGCTCAAAACCAAAATTAGAAATGGATAGTTTCTCAAATTTTCACTCACTAAACATCAAATTTGTTTAAAAGTCTATTCAAGTGTTTCTTTTTATAGAATAAAGAAGAGTACAGTAACAGAGCAGGGCATTTGGTCTAGTGGTATGATTCTCGCTTTGGGTGCGAGAGGTCCCGAGTTCGATTCTCGGAATGCccctctctttttttaattctcCTCTCCGAGTTCGATTCTCGGAATGCccctctctttttttaattctttaacttaggtgtctcttttttttttattcacttAGGTGTGATCGggatgaaggaaaatatttttggaaaaatatttttgcttaTTTGTGTAGACTAGAGTTCTATAATTGaggaattttaaattttttttacgtatagctttttctttcattttatagtGTCTATCTTTTATACGCATAGTGAAAGGAGTAACGACAactagagccgtcaatatgggctaggcccgttGGGCTGGCCTGGCCTAACCCGGGATTTAATAGGGCTGGGCTAagatttttggagcccatttaagaaaagggctttttagcccggcctgaataagcccgctgatttgtggggcttgagaaatataggtagggccggcccgtgggccaaataaaaataatttaaaaaatttaatataatattaaaatttaaaattaaagagagtccaaactcaaaatctatttaatatttaactaatgGAAACTGCATATAAATTAcagatgaaaatgaagatgttaagacAACTTTGCCACAAGCTGATTCAGATatgcttgatgaagatgatcatGAAGTGTTGGATACGCCATAGATTTCATGATGTGTTAGATACGCCATaagtttcataatttttttttaaggagtttatttttaactttttcatggttggaatattgtcacattttttgtgttttaatgtGACAAAACAATTAGGTTGatatttctatttagatatttatacttttatttgaaaaaaccttaataaatattataaagataattttatttatagatttgATTAACAAGGAGTAACATTAACATGATGTAATATTgttttgtcgatatttatgataatattttaaaattataatttataatttattttaataattataaaaaaaatataattttaaaaaaagcggGCTGGCCCGGCAAGCCtgtagcccacgtacttgtgggttGGGCCGATCGTTTTCTGGCCCACAacaaaaatgggctagcccggCCTGACCCGTAAAATGTCAAAGCCTGTATGGGTTTGCCCGGATGGAGtgggctagcccatattgacagctctaacGACAACCCTCTTAATTAATCAACACGAGTAAGTTGAAATTTTAAGACGTCTCTTAAGTTAGAAGAAGACTGGGCCTAGTAGGTATGGTTCCTCTACTGGGACCAAGGCCCACCATCTATTTTAGCAGGCTAATGATGGGCTTGAAAGGCTCTAttactaaaagaaagaaaaatggaaaaattacgTAATTACATGATTTAGGATAACATAATATCTAAATATTTCAatcatttgaattaattataaaaatcccttttttttcttctctctcacTTACCGTCTGGATATATCACTTCACCTCTATCAGATACATTATAACTTTGTTAGTGCACAATGTATCTAGTACAAATGTTATTCTTGATACATTACCCAATTATTTCAAACCTAAATCAATATGAATCTGATTTATCATTTTGTATCTAATACAAAACTTATATATCTTATACATATTATGTATTGTTTGCTATGTATTGGTCGAAGGAACAATGAATCAGCGAGTTCTGAAAAATTTGGGATTATTataatttggaaaattttgGAATAGAAAGTAATTAGTGCCCAAATTATCGTGTACTTTATACAAGAAACGTATCTTCAatgagaaaatggtctaaaacccCCTCAATCTATATCCGAAatctcaactacacactccaacttcACGGGTGTCCTATCACCCtcttaaactattttaaagctaaattaTTTGCTCCCTAATGTTGAGGTGGCAAAGAAAGTGTAGTTCACTTTCTCAAAGAGAGTGAGaggcaattttttatttattaaaactttaactttaaaagaatgCCCTTTTTCATATTAActttttgattttctaaatttattAATGCTACCTTTTACTCTaatgtgttttatttttatttttattttcgtttctttcttcttcttcaacacttTATCGGATTTAAGTTGTCAGAAAATAGAATTGACTCACCTCACCTTTCAGCTACCACTAAtgctatttcattttttatttttttttaaatcaacttCATTGTGAAAATTACAATAAACATGGAATCAAAttagaaattaatatttttttcatagttAAATGTTCATAAGTCTGAGCAAACAACACTAAAGGAACAATATAAACAAACCCGGttgagaaaatgaaataaataacacaTCAAGCTAGCCCCTTTTACAACTAAATTTTCACTATTTCGATTACAAGAAGCAAAAACGCgcaaaattgaagaaactcaAGTTTAGATCATACCCAAAAACATcatcttcaaattcatcaatataaacaacCCAAATGAAATTTCTCATTTCAGATTGTTGTAAGCCAAATCAATATGTTCAACACTTtgaaaattctcaaaacttTCAAGGATTTCACCGATTAAATTTGTATCTCTCGTCCAAATATACTTTAgatctttcaattttttaaattcggCCAATGTTCTTATCGGAGAAAATCCATAAAATGCAGATCTGCATGTCCAAGATTgattaaattatcaatttctgCCGGAAAAATAAGACCATATGCATGTACAAGTTTTACAGCTCCActattttttttgatttgtgGATGAAATATCTTTGGTGAAATTGTTTTCACCCAGattaagaaattgaaatttttaaagTCGGTGAATATCTAATGACATGAAActcacaaaataattttgagaagGGTCCAAATGcttcaaattgaaaaattcgTATATGAAAGTTGAGATTTATcggaaaatataattcaaacgaagattaagaaaaggaaaaatcttaAAGGTCCCAAATGAAACTTACAATTTCACTTTAATGGCACACTACGTTTCAGATgtcaaagaaaagaagaaaaggtctaaaagaaaagcaaaaaactataaaacaaaaatagaataaagaaaaagaataataatttattttttcattaaaaaataatatgtaataggTGGTATGGGCGCGTGCATGTCACTGCCTAACCCAAATTTGGGTGTGACATTTTAAGGGGTATTTATTCCACTTTTAAAATGTTTAGAGGGCTAAAAGGATCCCCGTAaagtataagtgtgtagttgaaaattgACTAATAGGTTGGGGGGACATTTGACTATTTTCTCTATCTTCAATCCTTAGGGAAATTTGATTTTATAGCTCTTTATAAACTTGTTTTATAGCTATATTTGCTTTTACAAGAattctttattttacatttaagaGATCTTTAATctagaaataatattttcttctattcaatttataaatgactataaaagatatttcctttttctttttacactACACAACAATGCAATAAAgttaacaataaaataattttaattgttttaaattataatgtttAGCTAGTACAATGTATAATTAATGTATACACTTATTCTATATTGAGTATACACACATATAATAATTACAAACTACTACGATTAGGTGATGAATTATTTTATCCATTTAGCTAAAAATGTTAAGATTACTCGATCAATCTTGCCAGTAACTGTAATAATCCATTCATTTTAGGTTGTTTGTTATTGTCTCAAGAGCTTGTCAAGTGTTGATCTTCatatgtttttggttttgttATCGTTATATCACTCTGTATCAAATTATTTATAGTGGTTTTTAAcacgataaataatttgaaattgaggAAGTAATAGATGACATCGAAAATAAAAAGGTGCTCAACAAAAGTAATTGAAAGATATCAATGCTGATAAAAAGATTCACACTTCTTTAATGTTCACATCAAATTAATTTTACGCACACTATTATTATCTAGTTATAGTAATCACTAATCACTATATAGTTTTaccaaatttaattatttaaccATAGTAAAAATATGACTGGAGTATATATCAAGTGcgggtaatttttttaaatcatggtGTATTTTATACTCCATTAAtacattttccatttttgaacTAGATAACTTTCTTGTTAAAATGTAAGCTTTTTTTTCCTCTATATAAGACTTGTGGCTGGTCCACCCCCTCTCCTCCCCCAAAACCcccaataaaaaaatgtagtaCAGTTGGCAGATTAATTTAATAGTGCCAATCAAAATGACCCAAAGGGGATCTCTTTTGTAAAATAAAGGATTATCCACATTAATTCCATTATCATCCACCAACATTGGCATTAATACACCATTTTTTTCCGTTTCATTTTATTGGATccttatattaaaataaatcgtttttacttgtttattttaataaattaagaaaaaattattatgattttcCAATGCtactaaatactaataattaaatttagattttgaaaaaacttaataagattaatttagtaattattaaatatttactcGATGTTTTCTTCAACAAAATAGTAAGTGgataatatgagccaaataaaatgaaacggagAATGAAATGGATTAATTACCATTATCGCGTCTTTTCTAATATCAATTGATGTAGGGTAGTGTTTAATATTTACTTTCCTCCACCACATAGTTAGTTATCTTTTTTCCGGAGGAGGGCCTCCTCCCtctcttcattttcttattttagtttGTATTCGTATACTTGATTTTATCGCTACTAAAAAAAAGGGCAACATTCACGTGTTAAGTTTTGATTAAATGCCcaaagttataattttgaataattaaaacattaaatttacTAAATCACTTAAAGACGATAAGATTTTCCTTACTCATTATACGAAAACgacaaaataagaataaatacACCGAGATATATAATCCATACTACTTCGAATCTCAAATATTAAATCATTTTAGTAAGTTgaatctttttcaaaatatataacgTGCcgaaaaaactttaaaatacaaataatactAATACGTGGAATTATCATGCACTATCGTTTCATCTACGTAAAAATATTTGACTGATCACAAAATTTAAGCCTTCTGATTTAAAACAAGTcgtattattactattataatTACACAACAATAATATTTCATAGATCAAAAAGGACAAAAGTCATGTagcaagataaaaaaaaaaacatcacataaaataaaacctATGACTAATTTATACATGtataatgcataaaacccaaaCGAGCCTTAAAAGTACTAGGAGAGAGTAAAAATATCTAAGGTTTAAGAGAAGAATCCAATTCCCAAATGAACAAAGTTGTCCCAATTCAAGAAGTGTCACTTTGGTGAAGCTACTCATTTGTTAGGCTAAAGTAGAGCTGTAACACCGACTCGCATAGAACACAAAAACACACTGAAATCTGCAagatttaaccaaaaaaatccCCATTTTGATAtacaacaaaacaagaaaaaacatCCCTTTTGATTGCTGTGGCAGAAGAAGAACAGAGAAAGAAGGTGAAAATCACAtaccctttttctctttttacttgATTTGTTCTGATCAGATCTctttaaccctttttttttctaagttcTGTTTAATGGTTTTGTTAATTTGTCATTTTTGATGTGTATCTTTGTTTGTTTACAGTAAAGTTTATATCTTTAGTTTGGTTTaagagttttcttttttttgaattctgTTCTTGATTTTTGTTGGTTGTATGCTTAtttctgttttgtttttttaattttaatccaGAGATGAACTGAGGGGTAGCTTTTGATTTGTGGAAAAGTTGAGACTTTAAAGTTTTAGTTAGTAATGGAAACACAGAAGATTTCAGAAACCCTAGTGGAGGGTTCTGTGGATTATAAACCAGTTTTAAGCCAAACCCCAGATGGTAAAACCCTAGAAAAGGTTTCTGTTGTATCTAGCTTAAGTGAGAGTGGTGCTGTTTCTGAATCGGTCACAGTCACAGAGGTTCCATCAGGTGTTGGAAATGCTAATGTGCACAAGAATATAGAAAATGTGGTTGATGGAACTGAATTAGAGTTAATGGGAGTGGGGTTTGAGCAGAAGTTAGTGGATGGATATGATAACATTGATTCAGAGGTTAAGAGTGAGGAGAGGGTAGTGGATGGATATGATAACATTGATTCAGAGGGAGTTAAGAGTGATGAGAAGTTAGCAAATGTGGATTATAATAATGGTTTGGAGAGTGTTGATACTGAGCAGAAGCTAGTGGACGGACAGGGGACAGTTGAGAGTGAGAATAAGCTTGCAAATGTGGATGATTATAATGATCTTGAGGGAGTTGAGATCGAGAACAAGTTTGGAGATGTGGATGATACTATTGATTTAGAGGCACTTGGCCTGGAGAACGAGGATGTTTCACTTGATGGTCTGATGGAAGGAGGGACTTTGAAACATGGAACTCAAGAATCGGGTGCTGAATTTAACGAGTCTCTTGATAATGGGGTTGAGAAAATTGGTGTGGCTGATGCTGTGGAAGATATTGACACGTCAAAGGTGCACGTAAATGATTCTCCTACAAAGATAGAAGTTTCTGGGAATGGTATTTCTCTGACAGTGGATGTATTTGGTCCAGATTGCACGTTTTACATGGAAACTGACAACCCTATGGGTGTCAATGGGAATGAAGCAGAAGGTAATGTCAGTGAtaatcaagaacacaattttGCTGTGGGTGACTTGGTATGGGTAAAAATGAAGACTGACTTGTGGTGGCCGGGAATGATTTGTGATCCGCACACAACAAAAGATGCTGGGAAGTGTAATCATATGGATGGTTTCTTTGTTAAGCATTTTGGTAACACTAGTTCTGTTTGGTGCCGGCCATTCCAGTTAAAGCCCTTTATAGGGTATTTTGAGCTGATGTCTCGCCAGAATAAGTCTAGAAGCTTTTATGCTGCAATAGAGAAGGCTTTGGGCGAGTTTGGTAGGCGCGTGAAACAGGAGATGACCTGTTCttgtttttcaaaagaaaatcaagttgctgCTCAAAATTTTCCTTCAAAGGAAGATGAGAATGGGGGTAGTGTTTTTTCGGCATCTCAATTTGAACCTTCAAACTTACTCGAATTCATCAAATCACGTGCTTTGGGTCTTCGTAGCCCAGGTAATGTTGAGTTCACAGTTGCTGAGAATTGCCTATCTGCCTTTTACACTTCAATAGGCCATAAGCAATTGCCTTTGTACAAACTCAGGCCAACAAATAATCTGATATCAGTAAGCAAGGATGAAGATCTGGACAAGCTGTCTAGTGGTGATAGTGTCCTTAAGAGCTGTAGAAGTGGTTCTGATGATATTAAAATGACTGAGATGGAGCTGTCTGGCTCATTGGAGTCTCCTAGAGGAATGAGGAGCATGATATCCCGTTCACAGATTGCGAATGAAAATGCCGGAGGAAAATCTTTTGAGTCGCGAGAACGGAAGAAGAGCAAGTACCTGTCATATCCTTATGTAAACAGTTGGGCCTCCCGTAAGAATTCACTTGGTCAGGGAGAAGATGAAACTGAAGATTGTGAGGAAGTTACTCCTGGTGGAGGAAAGACCTCCTCCAATCCATCTGTGGTCTCCACATCAATTGGTAACAACAGTAACAAGACCTCACTAAGGAAATCGAGGAAATCTGTTAATGACAATGATATTTGCAATAATGCAGATTTCGGTGCTGCCTCTTCGGCAGAAATGCTCCAAGAACTCCATCAGACAGCTCTTGATTGCTTCTATCCTATTCAAAGCACGTGTCCCATTCCAATCCGGGATTTTTACT is part of the Solanum stenotomum isolate F172 chromosome 8, ASM1918654v1, whole genome shotgun sequence genome and encodes:
- the LOC125872171 gene encoding uncharacterized protein LOC125872171 isoform X2; amino-acid sequence: METQKISETLVEGSVDYKPVLSQTPDGKTLEKVSVVSSLSESGAVSESVTVTEVPSGVGNANVHKNIENVVDGTELELMGVGFEQKVVDGYDNIDSEGVKSDEKLANVDYNNGLESVDTEQKLVDGQGTVESENKLANVDDYNDLEGVEIENKFGDVDDTIDLEALGLENEDVSLDGLMEGGTLKHGTQESGAEFNESLDNGVEKIGVADAVEDIDTSKVHVNDSPTKIEVSGNGISLTVDVFGPDCTFYMETDNPMGVNGNEAEGNVSDNQEHNFAVGDLVWVKMKTDLWWPGMICDPHTTKDAGKCNHMDGFFVKHFGNTSSVWCRPFQLKPFIGYFELMSRQNKSRSFYAAIEKALGEFGRRVKQEMTCSCFSKENQVAAQNFPSKEDENGGSVFSASQFEPSNLLEFIKSRALGLRSPGNVEFTVAENCLSAFYTSIGHKQLPLYKLRPTNNLISVSKDEDLDKLSSGDSVLKSCRSGSDDIKMTEMELSGSLESPRGMRSMISRSQIANENAGGKSFESRERKKSKYLSYPYVNSWASRKNSLGQGEDETEDCEEVTPGGGKTSSNPSVVSTSIGNNSNKTSLRKSRKSVNDNDICNNADFGAASSAEMLQELHQTALDCFYPIQSTCPIPIRDFYLSFRAFRDPEVQMDEYKEATLGCQETLQSDNILASGGYDLQVEGQPLPNVLPKKRGRKKSDGINATGPKFSSKTNLPRMTADGTSMNGSPLIDSVQTGPDTLKKGVVHRQRKKAAIAAVVHNEIGVLGGLPDLNVNNAGLSVENMQVIGPAPTQGKLEPKRRRRKKEELVSENLPDVSKGNTQFIPMLKSVEVTGSLPLEGGPQPDNMFGVQGACSLPNTELLAGQSNANEIHAAGSSLPNISQITGLVSSAKAEGKKRKRKEKALNIQNNSSALPDLNGQVTDPNLKGKEVTEMSCVSGQAKPKQKRRRATKSAAIGIPNPNGDHNTLLLYFTPGSPVPSKEYITATFASFGPLEESKTLYLNDSTAQVVFEKDSDAMEALQSLQSRNPFGPSLVSYRLRHVSTCNNTQTSVDALQSPSVLSGGEGPDLVVIKQNLESMTTMLEKAGDNISPEMKAKLESEVKGFLEKVSNMVGSSSS
- the LOC125872171 gene encoding uncharacterized protein LOC125872171 isoform X1, whose protein sequence is METQKISETLVEGSVDYKPVLSQTPDGKTLEKVSVVSSLSESGAVSESVTVTEVPSGVGNANVHKNIENVVDGTELELMGVGFEQKLVDGYDNIDSEVKSEERVVDGYDNIDSEGVKSDEKLANVDYNNGLESVDTEQKLVDGQGTVESENKLANVDDYNDLEGVEIENKFGDVDDTIDLEALGLENEDVSLDGLMEGGTLKHGTQESGAEFNESLDNGVEKIGVADAVEDIDTSKVHVNDSPTKIEVSGNGISLTVDVFGPDCTFYMETDNPMGVNGNEAEGNVSDNQEHNFAVGDLVWVKMKTDLWWPGMICDPHTTKDAGKCNHMDGFFVKHFGNTSSVWCRPFQLKPFIGYFELMSRQNKSRSFYAAIEKALGEFGRRVKQEMTCSCFSKENQVAAQNFPSKEDENGGSVFSASQFEPSNLLEFIKSRALGLRSPGNVEFTVAENCLSAFYTSIGHKQLPLYKLRPTNNLISVSKDEDLDKLSSGDSVLKSCRSGSDDIKMTEMELSGSLESPRGMRSMISRSQIANENAGGKSFESRERKKSKYLSYPYVNSWASRKNSLGQGEDETEDCEEVTPGGGKTSSNPSVVSTSIGNNSNKTSLRKSRKSVNDNDICNNADFGAASSAEMLQELHQTALDCFYPIQSTCPIPIRDFYLSFRAFRDPEVQMDEYKEATLGCQETLQSDNILASGGYDLQVEGQPLPNVLPKKRGRKKSDGINATGPKFSSKTNLPRMTADGTSMNGSPLIDSVQTGPDTLKKGVVHRQRKKAAIAAVVHNEIGVLGGLPDLNVNNAGLSVENMQVIGPAPTQGKLEPKRRRRKKEELVSENLPDVSKGNTQFIPMLKSVEVTGSLPLEGGPQPDNMFGVQGACSLPNTELLAGQSNANEIHAAGSSLPNISQITGLVSSAKAEGKKRKRKEKALNIQNNSSALPDLNGQVTDPNLKGKEVTEMSCVSGQAKPKQKRRRATKSAAIGIPNPNGDHNTLLLYFTPGSPVPSKEYITATFASFGPLEESKTLYLNDSTAQVVFEKDSDAMEALQSLQSRNPFGPSLVSYRLRHVSTCNNTQTSVDALQSPSVLSGGEGPDLVVIKQNLESMTTMLEKAGDNISPEMKAKLESEVKGFLEKVSNMVGSSSS